A single region of the Leptospiraceae bacterium genome encodes:
- a CDS encoding glyoxalase has translation MIHHIAIATPQLTLMSEFYKTLPGLNWKEDKFTETGDLRSVWFEVEGTSNLLMLEKFPYSKAPEALIFQMNSSIQNYPVQISKRTEYTIYFLDPDMNQLGYSSYPIKMSVYLKLGR, from the coding sequence TTGATTCATCATATTGCCATTGCAACCCCCCAATTAACACTTATGTCCGAATTCTATAAGACTCTGCCAGGACTTAATTGGAAAGAAGACAAGTTCACTGAAACGGGAGATTTACGCTCCGTATGGTTCGAAGTAGAAGGAACAAGCAACCTCTTAATGCTCGAAAAATTTCCCTACTCCAAGGCGCCTGAGGCACTGATTTTTCAAATGAATTCCTCAATTCAAAATTATCCGGTGCAAATTAGTAAGCGAACTGAGTATACAATCTATTTTTTAGACCCTGATATGAATCAATTGGGATATAGTTCTTACCCAATTAAAATGAGCGTCTACCTAAAATTGGGTAGATAG
- a CDS encoding DUF2147 domain-containing protein encodes MNKKLLIVAAFVAIIFAGSLSANDKILGKWATEGGKSHVELKKCGDAVCGTIVWLKSPTYGANDDAVKDGKAAAGATKVDTENPDASKRTQPIVGLTFLKGFKYDAGDDEWTNGEIYDPESGKLYVGELKMNGDNSLKLNGHLKISRFLGKKQTWTRVQ; translated from the coding sequence ATGAATAAAAAGTTATTAATAGTTGCTGCATTTGTAGCAATTATCTTTGCGGGAAGCCTTTCTGCAAATGATAAAATTTTGGGTAAATGGGCAACTGAAGGCGGAAAGTCTCACGTAGAACTTAAAAAATGCGGCGATGCAGTTTGTGGAACTATTGTATGGCTAAAAAGTCCTACTTACGGAGCAAACGATGATGCAGTAAAAGATGGAAAAGCAGCAGCAGGTGCGACAAAAGTTGACACAGAAAACCCAGACGCTTCTAAGAGAACACAACCAATCGTCGGCTTAACTTTCCTAAAAGGTTTCAAATACGATGCAGGCGATGATGAATGGACAAACGGCGAAATCTACGATCCAGAATCTGGCAAACTCTACGTTGGTGAATTAAAAATGAATGGCGACAACAGCTTAAAGCTTAACGGTCATTTAAAAATCAGCCGATTCTTAGGCAAAAAACAAACTTGGACTCGTGTTCAATAA
- a CDS encoding M61 family metallopeptidase, protein MASKKKSPTKTNKSLLHYKVIISEPHLNYFHVDIIIKLKQDSVKFHLPTWSPGSYLIRDYAGHLHNFSATTLTDEPIKWRQTGLSTWEVFSDSKPFILRYKVYSFEPSVRTNFLDTEYGFINPPSLFLYPEGHLESKVEVSYETNSHFKYAYSSLERKENFFLSANFDELYDSPIQFSNRESSSFESGDCQHEVLLEGDIPKQIRSNILSDLKKITDYETKLFGTNPNKYYLFIINLTDSNYGGLEHASSSVNAFDAAKLHEKSEYSRLLGLLAHEYFHLWNVKRIRPIELLPFNYQEPNLTKELWIAEGITSFYDNYILHQCNFFSNEEYLAELLIDINRLEDSAGEENMSLEDSSFTAWTKFYKQQSNSHNTGISYYIKGAVLVLCMNIYILKNTDCKFSFIDIMKSLYQKYYVKKNRGFTKEEFFTTAEELTGLNLLERFEKYISDTVRIPVFDFLEEIGIKKEEVSSKISFGFETKERDGKILITKIYQHKNAGKTDINLQDELIAVNGLRASRDILDSLKSSLESGEEVVLLLSRKNKIIQRTLKCETSKTYKLVIDNVPSDKILKLRKAFLGNK, encoded by the coding sequence TTGGCTTCCAAAAAAAAATCCCCAACTAAAACAAATAAAAGTCTTCTTCATTATAAGGTAATTATTTCAGAGCCTCACCTTAATTACTTCCATGTAGACATTATAATTAAGTTAAAGCAAGATAGCGTCAAATTTCATTTACCCACATGGTCACCTGGCTCTTATTTAATCAGAGACTATGCAGGGCATCTACATAATTTTTCTGCAACTACTCTAACAGATGAGCCTATCAAATGGAGACAAACAGGATTATCCACATGGGAAGTATTTTCAGACAGCAAGCCTTTTATTCTGAGATACAAAGTATATTCCTTTGAGCCATCCGTGCGAACGAATTTCTTAGACACCGAATACGGCTTCATCAATCCCCCTTCTCTCTTTCTCTATCCGGAAGGACATCTAGAAAGTAAAGTGGAGGTTTCTTACGAAACAAATTCTCATTTTAAATATGCCTACTCCTCTTTAGAGAGAAAAGAAAATTTTTTCCTATCGGCTAACTTCGATGAGTTATATGATTCACCGATTCAATTTTCGAATCGTGAATCTTCTAGCTTTGAAAGTGGAGATTGTCAACACGAAGTATTACTCGAAGGAGATATTCCAAAACAAATTCGAAGCAATATACTTTCTGATCTAAAAAAAATTACTGACTACGAAACAAAGCTATTTGGAACTAATCCAAACAAATACTATCTATTCATCATTAACCTCACCGATTCTAACTATGGCGGTTTAGAACATGCATCTTCAAGTGTAAATGCATTTGATGCGGCTAAGCTACATGAAAAGAGCGAATACTCACGGTTACTCGGACTTCTTGCACACGAATACTTTCATCTTTGGAACGTTAAGCGCATTAGACCTATTGAGCTATTGCCTTTTAATTATCAAGAGCCCAATCTAACAAAAGAACTTTGGATAGCAGAAGGAATTACGAGTTTTTATGATAATTATATTTTACATCAATGTAATTTTTTTTCCAATGAAGAGTATCTTGCCGAGTTATTAATCGACATCAATCGACTAGAAGATTCAGCCGGTGAAGAAAATATGAGTCTAGAAGATTCTTCCTTTACTGCTTGGACAAAATTTTACAAGCAGCAATCCAATTCACATAACACAGGCATTTCTTATTACATAAAAGGTGCAGTGTTAGTTTTGTGTATGAACATTTACATTCTTAAAAACACAGATTGTAAATTTTCTTTTATAGATATAATGAAATCCCTTTACCAAAAATACTATGTAAAAAAGAACAGAGGTTTTACTAAAGAGGAATTTTTTACCACAGCAGAAGAACTAACAGGTCTAAATCTACTAGAAAGATTTGAAAAATATATCTCGGATACTGTGCGTATTCCAGTGTTTGATTTCTTGGAGGAAATCGGCATCAAAAAGGAAGAAGTTAGTTCAAAAATCAGTTTTGGATTTGAAACGAAAGAGCGAGATGGAAAAATTTTAATCACAAAAATCTACCAGCATAAAAATGCGGGGAAAACAGATATTAACCTACAAGATGAATTAATTGCTGTAAATGGACTACGCGCAAGTCGAGACATTTTAGATTCTCTTAAGTCTTCCCTCGAAAGCGGAGAAGAAGTCGTTCTACTTTTATCGAGGAAAAATAAAATTATCCAACGCACCTTAAAATGTGAAACCTCCAAGACATACAAGCTTGTAATCGACAATGTTCCATCGGATAAAATACTCAAACTAAGAAAAGCATTCTTAGGGAACAAATAA
- a CDS encoding putative Ig domain-containing protein, with protein MKKIFILVTIYALAFCSDVSKKNMNDKMKILPALFFLNQQSSTQNVTQSISLNLSLIGPDGKPMTVGSTSIKNTSSLNSTTSSSSVTSSTLSRSIGATGSDTSGSEFAEVNDGLATSEKAGGEDFQLATGSTPQLIEITDSEGEYAGTVAITPRTGDETFTNSFFSFSLASDTDLAAKAVLGNVQDGLIQVSVPFQDLTKLRAIFTHDGGSVKIGSTEQISGVTVNDFSSGSLTYTVVAKDGTEKTYTVSVELNQYSCNLAGIYFTDYPLVGLDKKSDATSVWYEATLPSSTNLASLKTSFSAYGNAVKVGATTQTSGQTANDFTSSVNFTVTGTNGCSENYTVKAAKEDLAPGERSTQKSTRGILNLYNFPQITKVEVIGIPKTSSFIELNASGFFDDVTGTYTTTTGSIALNVPYGTTFQKVQLGIETTGGPKEIQVNGSVYKKGSSLVDFAQRNGSNKYTADVIMIDKHSAFTIPYKIEIIMSPPPANIAVSKDSIFKLFVNSNTAKTKDGDTVLKNLISYFGISNNSVKDLKAAIKNANTAKISIARWTVDPGKIELNILGQGFQYFDYNVDKYEQDIKCFNYPKAASDRAKSETFFFLRRDADTILRSLHRAHCDQTAYPYPNYVKEYPFLVSYGKVSQNIKAVSGYGLKDLKPTNYDGDPAYFYIDFTSLEDKIDQNLETIAMDVNVQASTALNIWGSRYTLPALNYIKRMVPETGTKGTEVTIDFAAPISVERYGISCSMDGKVVLNQTLIKSTDNKNYIKAMFNVPDISKSSKVTCSRAVIPGKTGNGFQMMSIQTFLMTPYTALSGFSYPASAYTITLFQSADSSIIPSIKTGNGSFRITNPVFNPSPQTIGQWKPHLNRVTSLPYGLSLNPKTGQIVGTAGSFFPPTEIEVTATDGFTKLTQKITLSSKFPVVIPAPSLQYSLTSYSVPMGKKFSIAPSTKPGIGAQYKIDKPLPLGIGFDTETGVISGYPTSESSAVSYKVTTFNKTGTASFTFTLAFSANLTATAPTLSFAGTSFSLAKGQPFTLSPTVSGSQPFKFSAVGLPKGLLIDSDTGIISGTPSEITSSEVIVKLSNFASTVQSTLRFTVTDIPPSFTIGGTVSGFSGGTLILQNNAGDSKTITADGAYTFSNTISSGASYSVTVQSTPGGISCSISNGSGIANTNVVNVNVTCTTLASPYNSCITTSTTSFGSAAVGDLVKITLAEYNCMKAFGGVSTVGYTGAISNSWSSSLAANLTFSYRGGTVDSTIQTYPQNHYPIALSMVPSASGAFTYQLKREFSSTLTNFTSLYSGTASSNMDRHYFAIKFPVVQATSATDYIAHFGNPALTGEATANGPDYKHVTGNVTGFQTFTNATGAISQTPGIQVLTTGSKAW; from the coding sequence ATGAAAAAAATATTTATATTGGTTACCATCTATGCACTTGCGTTCTGCTCTGATGTTTCGAAAAAAAACATGAACGATAAAATGAAAATTCTCCCTGCACTTTTCTTTTTAAACCAACAATCGTCTACTCAAAATGTTACTCAAAGCATAAGTCTAAATTTAAGTTTAATTGGTCCAGATGGAAAGCCAATGACAGTAGGCTCTACTTCTATAAAAAATACGTCATCCCTAAATTCTACAACTTCCTCTTCTTCTGTTACAAGTTCCACTCTCAGTAGAAGTATTGGTGCAACAGGCTCTGATACTTCTGGCTCAGAGTTTGCTGAGGTTAATGATGGTTTGGCGACATCTGAGAAAGCTGGGGGCGAGGATTTTCAATTGGCTACGGGTAGCACTCCGCAACTCATTGAAATAACTGACTCAGAAGGAGAATACGCAGGAACCGTCGCGATAACTCCTAGAACCGGTGATGAAACATTTACGAATTCCTTTTTTTCCTTTTCACTCGCAAGCGACACTGATCTAGCAGCGAAAGCAGTTTTAGGAAATGTGCAAGACGGGCTAATTCAGGTTAGTGTTCCTTTTCAGGATTTGACAAAACTGCGAGCCATTTTTACCCATGACGGTGGCAGTGTAAAAATAGGAAGCACAGAACAGATTTCTGGTGTGACAGTAAACGATTTTTCTTCTGGCTCTCTTACCTACACTGTAGTTGCCAAAGACGGAACAGAAAAGACCTATACAGTTTCAGTTGAACTAAATCAATATTCTTGTAATCTTGCCGGAATTTATTTTACTGATTATCCTCTTGTCGGTCTAGATAAAAAATCAGATGCAACATCAGTTTGGTATGAAGCAACACTTCCTTCTTCTACAAATCTAGCCTCTCTAAAGACAAGTTTTTCTGCATATGGAAATGCGGTAAAGGTTGGCGCAACCACACAAACCTCTGGTCAGACTGCAAATGACTTTACAAGTTCTGTAAATTTTACGGTCACAGGAACCAATGGCTGCTCAGAAAATTACACAGTCAAAGCGGCGAAGGAAGACCTTGCTCCAGGAGAAAGATCGACTCAGAAGAGCACGAGAGGGATTCTTAATCTTTATAATTTTCCTCAAATAACAAAAGTAGAAGTGATTGGAATTCCCAAGACAAGCTCTTTTATTGAACTTAATGCAAGTGGTTTTTTTGATGATGTCACCGGCACATACACCACGACAACTGGAAGCATTGCACTTAACGTTCCCTATGGAACAACTTTTCAGAAAGTCCAATTAGGCATAGAGACCACTGGCGGTCCAAAAGAAATACAAGTAAACGGGTCTGTTTACAAGAAAGGTAGCTCTCTAGTGGACTTTGCTCAGAGAAACGGTAGTAACAAATACACAGCAGATGTAATCATGATTGATAAACACAGTGCGTTTACCATTCCTTACAAAATTGAAATAATCATGTCACCACCACCAGCAAACATCGCAGTTTCCAAGGACTCAATATTTAAGCTTTTTGTAAATTCCAATACTGCTAAAACAAAAGATGGGGACACAGTTCTAAAAAATTTGATTTCTTATTTTGGAATTTCTAACAATTCTGTAAAGGACTTGAAAGCGGCTATCAAAAATGCAAACACTGCTAAAATCAGTATTGCTAGATGGACAGTAGATCCAGGCAAGATAGAATTAAACATCCTAGGACAAGGATTCCAGTATTTCGATTACAACGTGGACAAGTATGAGCAAGATATCAAATGTTTTAATTATCCAAAGGCAGCATCAGATAGAGCAAAAAGCGAAACTTTCTTTTTTTTGAGGAGAGATGCAGACACTATTCTAAGATCTCTTCATAGGGCACACTGTGACCAAACAGCCTATCCTTATCCAAACTATGTCAAAGAATATCCCTTCTTGGTAAGTTATGGGAAAGTGTCTCAGAATATTAAAGCAGTTTCGGGCTATGGATTAAAGGATCTGAAACCTACCAATTATGACGGGGACCCTGCTTACTTTTATATAGACTTTACAAGTCTAGAGGATAAAATAGATCAAAATTTAGAAACTATAGCCATGGATGTAAATGTTCAGGCAAGCACTGCCCTAAATATTTGGGGGAGCAGATACACACTCCCAGCCTTAAATTACATAAAAAGGATGGTGCCGGAAACTGGCACTAAAGGAACGGAAGTAACCATAGATTTTGCAGCACCGATTAGTGTTGAAAGATATGGAATTTCTTGCAGCATGGATGGTAAAGTTGTCCTTAATCAGACTTTGATCAAGTCCACTGATAACAAAAATTATATCAAAGCCATGTTCAATGTTCCTGATATATCTAAAAGCTCTAAAGTAACGTGTTCTAGAGCAGTAATCCCTGGTAAGACTGGTAACGGGTTCCAGATGATGAGTATTCAGACGTTTTTAATGACCCCTTATACAGCACTTTCAGGATTCAGTTATCCTGCTTCAGCCTACACGATTACTCTTTTTCAATCTGCTGATTCTAGCATAATTCCTTCGATAAAAACAGGTAACGGTTCTTTCCGAATCACAAATCCCGTTTTTAATCCTAGTCCCCAAACCATTGGTCAATGGAAGCCTCATCTTAACCGCGTCACTAGTCTTCCATACGGGCTATCGCTTAATCCTAAAACAGGACAAATCGTTGGTACTGCTGGATCTTTTTTCCCACCAACAGAAATAGAAGTCACCGCCACGGATGGATTTACCAAACTTACTCAAAAAATTACGCTTTCTTCTAAATTTCCAGTGGTTATTCCAGCTCCATCTCTGCAGTATTCTTTGACAAGCTATTCTGTTCCAATGGGGAAGAAATTCAGCATTGCTCCTTCCACTAAGCCTGGAATTGGCGCACAATATAAAATTGACAAACCGCTGCCTCTAGGTATTGGGTTTGACACAGAAACGGGAGTCATCAGCGGCTATCCTACCTCCGAGTCATCTGCAGTCAGCTACAAGGTAACTACTTTTAACAAAACGGGGACAGCTTCCTTTACATTCACTCTGGCATTTTCTGCGAATCTGACTGCCACAGCCCCTACATTGAGTTTTGCAGGAACCTCTTTTAGTCTAGCTAAAGGACAACCATTTACTCTTTCACCAACTGTTTCGGGAAGCCAGCCTTTCAAGTTCAGTGCTGTAGGTCTTCCCAAAGGGTTGCTAATTGATTCGGACACTGGTATAATTTCAGGAACTCCTTCTGAGATTACCTCCAGTGAAGTAATTGTAAAGCTAAGTAACTTTGCATCGACCGTTCAGTCAACTCTTCGATTCACAGTTACAGATATTCCACCCAGTTTTACTATTGGTGGCACTGTGAGTGGATTTTCAGGCGGCACTCTGATTTTGCAGAACAATGCCGGAGACAGCAAGACTATTACAGCAGACGGTGCATATACATTCAGTAACACGATCTCCTCTGGCGCTTCCTATTCTGTCACCGTTCAGTCAACTCCTGGCGGAATCTCGTGCTCTATATCGAACGGCTCCGGAATTGCCAATACCAATGTGGTAAACGTAAATGTTACCTGCACAACCCTTGCTAGCCCCTATAATAGTTGCATCACCACTTCGACTACTTCCTTTGGTTCAGCGGCTGTGGGGGATTTGGTGAAAATCACTCTTGCCGAATACAACTGCATGAAGGCATTTGGTGGTGTATCTACGGTTGGATACACAGGAGCTATAAGCAATAGTTGGTCGAGCAGCCTAGCAGCAAATCTGACATTCAGTTACCGTGGTGGAACAGTGGACAGCACCATTCAGACGTATCCACAAAATCATTATCCGATTGCTCTTTCAATGGTGCCATCTGCTAGTGGAGCATTTACATATCAGTTAAAAAGGGAGTTTAGTTCCACACTAACGAATTTTACCTCTCTGTATTCTGGAACGGCCTCTTCCAATATGGACAGACACTACTTTGCAATTAAGTTTCCTGTAGTGCAGGCAACTAGTGCAACAGATTACATTGCTCATTTTGGAAATCCAGCTCTGACCGGTGAAGCAACGGCAAACGGACCCGATTACAAGCATGTTACTGGAAACGTCACAGGCTTCCAGACTTTCACCAACGCGACAGGTGCAATTTCTCAAACCCCAGGCATTCAAGTGCTCACGACAGGAAGTAAAGCTTGGTAA
- a CDS encoding response regulator transcription factor — translation MKVNKKKVVVADDHDIFNMGLRVGIEKDPSFQVVQEAKTGEGVLAYVAEKECDLLICDYMMPDIDGVTVLIQAKKLRPNLKTILISSLEKFELQRLCEKNKIDAYLFKSEARSKIVEIANLIFEDQKFRPIQNSGNNGNNPFLKLTSKELDILRFWIRGKSMDATGIQMKINKKTVETHRTNIKKKFPGLPKEEIFSLMKEYGIV, via the coding sequence ATGAAAGTGAATAAAAAGAAAGTAGTCGTCGCAGACGATCATGATATTTTCAATATGGGACTTCGAGTAGGAATAGAAAAAGATCCCTCCTTTCAAGTTGTCCAAGAAGCTAAGACCGGCGAAGGAGTATTAGCCTACGTCGCCGAAAAAGAATGCGATTTGTTGATTTGTGATTATATGATGCCAGATATCGACGGAGTAACAGTGCTGATTCAAGCAAAAAAACTAAGACCTAACTTAAAGACAATCCTCATTAGTTCTCTCGAAAAATTTGAACTACAAAGACTTTGCGAAAAAAACAAAATAGACGCTTATCTTTTTAAATCAGAAGCGAGAAGTAAAATTGTAGAAATCGCCAACTTAATCTTCGAAGATCAAAAATTTAGACCGATTCAAAATTCAGGGAATAATGGGAATAATCCGTTTCTCAAACTTACATCGAAAGAATTGGACATCCTTCGCTTTTGGATACGCGGTAAAAGTATGGATGCGACAGGTATTCAAATGAAAATCAATAAAAAAACAGTTGAAACACACCGCACCAATATAAAGAAAAAGTTTCCCGGCTTACCCAAAGAGGAAATTTTTAGTTTAATGAAAGAGTATGGAATAGTTTAA
- a CDS encoding SDR family oxidoreductase has protein sequence MNSILITGGSGGIGRSIVSNLLKSYKVYNLDMKPPEKNLDGETFIRVDLTSADTINSALYSVQKETLTGFVHCAGFGGPFVDITKVSEDLWDKIFAINIKAAYLLSKEILPEFRKRLYGRIIVIASSQSVVGAKNSVAYSASKHALIGFVKSLADEWGEYGITANAISPGFVETPMGVQDSQVTNHRQLILDKTPSKRTAAPEEIARVVDFLISKDSGYINGANFVIDGGITAI, from the coding sequence ATGAATTCAATTTTAATTACTGGTGGATCCGGCGGAATAGGGCGGTCGATCGTTTCGAATTTACTTAAGAGTTATAAAGTTTATAATTTAGATATGAAGCCGCCTGAGAAGAACTTAGATGGAGAAACATTTATTCGAGTAGATTTAACTTCTGCGGATACTATAAATTCTGCGCTATATTCCGTTCAGAAGGAAACCCTAACCGGTTTTGTGCATTGTGCCGGATTTGGCGGACCATTTGTGGATATTACAAAAGTTTCGGAAGATCTCTGGGATAAAATTTTTGCTATCAATATCAAGGCGGCATACTTACTCTCTAAAGAAATTTTGCCTGAATTTAGGAAAAGGCTCTACGGTAGAATCATAGTAATCGCATCTTCGCAAAGTGTAGTAGGGGCAAAAAATTCAGTTGCGTATTCTGCATCTAAACATGCACTGATAGGATTTGTAAAATCTCTTGCTGATGAGTGGGGTGAATATGGAATTACCGCAAATGCGATTAGCCCGGGTTTTGTAGAAACTCCAATGGGTGTTCAAGACTCACAAGTAACAAACCATAGACAGCTTATTTTAGATAAAACACCTTCGAAGAGAACTGCTGCTCCAGAGGAAATTGCTCGCGTTGTTGATTTTCTAATTTCAAAAGATTCAGGTTATATTAATGGAGCAAACTTTGTAATCGACGGTGGGATAACAGCTATTTGA
- a CDS encoding HEAT repeat domain-containing protein has protein sequence MAEWNTDGSVIEWIFPSTIAQKDEIGILQNLLYFQVILLGDKQKWISEESDSLGNFIAKYNSKSDRILKAKVKYTKIDSKDNGSNVNPDENFQSNISASYSELIPDKEGSWLTSASLREKTEMTGSSFHINLSREGTLMQIPFIPDSDLDIWKDNFNYEEIKFQMTKDPKKSLSIWEEAEQRRLEQEYKGENFQTIYTKLFKNPNQFTDLANMEKMKEFLKHFPEEALKVPDLLLKGKISGNHIIEIIHLLATTGHKQSQSALVSILSNKVQSAHSRMQALAGFQEVTNPVEDSAIALWKVYESRKTEQDRDYSNTAVLALGTVALHTKQQEIAGKDSLPAKIKTRIISELSQSGKDPNRLAVLLDASGNTGDSSLFPKIKDYVKSEDKIARSSLYSALGNFKDKDSLDFLKSNVSKEESPEGRIKIMQSLIHRQGDKEVTKTVQDSIQTESDINARQYMLQYLIQNKKDVNEYKKTLEKLLETETNESNRELIYTGIHSN, from the coding sequence TTGGCAGAGTGGAATACGGATGGTTCAGTTATCGAATGGATTTTTCCCTCTACCATAGCACAAAAAGATGAAATCGGCATCTTGCAAAACCTACTCTACTTTCAAGTCATCCTATTAGGCGATAAGCAAAAATGGATTTCAGAAGAATCAGATAGCCTAGGAAATTTTATAGCAAAGTATAATTCTAAATCAGACCGTATCCTAAAAGCAAAAGTTAAATATACCAAGATAGACAGCAAAGACAATGGATCAAATGTAAATCCTGACGAAAATTTTCAATCCAATATCAGTGCTTCTTATTCTGAATTAATTCCTGATAAAGAAGGAAGCTGGCTAACATCGGCTAGCCTCCGCGAAAAAACAGAGATGACCGGCAGCAGCTTTCACATTAACTTATCGCGAGAGGGGACGCTTATGCAAATTCCATTTATCCCTGATAGTGATTTAGATATATGGAAAGATAATTTTAATTACGAAGAAATCAAATTTCAAATGACTAAAGACCCCAAAAAATCCCTATCCATATGGGAAGAAGCAGAACAAAGAAGACTAGAACAAGAATACAAAGGAGAAAACTTTCAGACTATTTACACAAAACTTTTCAAAAATCCAAATCAATTTACAGACCTTGCCAACATGGAAAAAATGAAAGAATTTCTAAAGCACTTTCCGGAAGAAGCCTTAAAAGTTCCTGACCTACTCCTGAAAGGGAAAATTTCAGGAAATCATATTATCGAAATCATACATCTATTAGCAACAACTGGTCACAAGCAATCACAGAGTGCACTCGTGAGTATCCTCAGTAACAAAGTTCAAAGTGCACATTCCCGTATGCAAGCACTCGCTGGATTTCAAGAAGTGACAAATCCTGTCGAAGATTCAGCAATCGCACTTTGGAAAGTCTATGAATCAAGAAAAACAGAACAAGATAGAGATTATTCCAACACTGCCGTGCTCGCTCTAGGAACTGTTGCTCTACACACAAAGCAACAAGAGATTGCGGGTAAGGACTCTTTGCCTGCAAAAATAAAAACAAGAATTATTTCTGAGCTTTCTCAAAGTGGTAAAGACCCAAATAGATTAGCAGTGCTCTTAGATGCTTCTGGAAATACGGGAGACAGTTCCTTATTTCCCAAAATAAAAGATTACGTAAAATCAGAAGATAAAATTGCTCGCTCTTCTCTTTATAGCGCACTGGGAAATTTTAAAGATAAAGACTCACTCGACTTTTTAAAAAGCAATGTTTCAAAAGAGGAATCTCCAGAGGGGCGAATCAAGATTATGCAAAGTCTAATCCATAGACAAGGAGATAAGGAAGTCACAAAGACAGTTCAAGATTCTATTCAAACCGAGTCCGATATAAACGCTAGGCAGTATATGCTCCAATACTTAATACAGAACAAAAAAGATGTAAATGAATACAAAAAGACTTTGGAAAAACTTCTTGAAACAGAAACAAACGAATCCAACCGCGAATTGATTTATACAGGAATTCATTCTAACTAA
- a CDS encoding cold-shock protein produces the protein MAQGTVKWFNKVKGYGFISIDGGEDIFVHYSEILTDGFKQLKDGERVEFEIVNGKKGPAAAQVKAI, from the coding sequence GTGGCACAAGGTACAGTAAAATGGTTTAACAAAGTAAAAGGATATGGTTTCATATCTATCGATGGTGGAGAGGATATTTTTGTTCATTATTCAGAAATTCTGACTGATGGATTTAAACAGTTAAAAGATGGAGAGAGAGTTGAGTTTGAAATCGTCAACGGAAAGAAAGGTCCGGCAGCAGCACAAGTCAAAGCGATTTAA
- a CDS encoding magnesium transporter CorA family protein, translating into MMFLSNWMLTSKEKKEIKDTNTPLAIPRYKTWIHLTPKNEEELTRLLEKFEIHSLTIEDIMNFHSRVKLEEFPNYTFVVFRGLHLENNRITAKNFNFIVTRNSLITIVLDHRNTIRDLIVDWSKNKNLLDKGIEFIIHKIIDVETDHIIPIVYRIEDQAEELESQVFGSNTELDINSIFMMRGNLQQIKKVINLHIEILKEMETRKTDFITMESDAFFRDVRDHSIRILEIADSVKEMIASALEVHLTISTRKSNNIMKILTIMTAIMLPMSLIAGLYGMNFKHMPLIEADTGFYITIGAMLTTGTLMALYFKLKNWF; encoded by the coding sequence ATTATGTTCTTAAGTAACTGGATGTTAACCTCAAAAGAAAAAAAAGAAATCAAAGATACAAACACCCCGCTTGCCATACCGCGGTATAAAACTTGGATTCATCTTACACCTAAAAACGAAGAAGAGCTTACAAGACTCTTAGAAAAATTCGAAATTCACTCTTTGACAATAGAAGACATTATGAATTTTCATAGCCGCGTAAAGCTAGAAGAATTTCCCAATTACACATTTGTTGTATTTCGTGGACTTCATTTGGAAAACAATCGAATCACTGCAAAGAATTTTAACTTCATTGTTACAAGGAACAGCCTAATCACGATTGTCCTCGACCATAGAAATACAATTCGTGATCTTATAGTAGATTGGAGTAAAAACAAAAATCTACTCGATAAAGGAATCGAATTTATCATCCACAAAATCATTGACGTAGAAACAGATCATATAATACCTATCGTCTATCGCATCGAAGACCAAGCCGAAGAATTAGAATCACAAGTATTTGGAAGCAATACAGAACTCGATATAAATTCTATTTTCATGATGCGCGGCAATTTACAACAAATCAAAAAAGTAATCAATCTTCATATAGAAATCCTAAAAGAAATGGAAACCCGTAAAACAGACTTCATTACTATGGAGTCTGACGCATTTTTCAGAGACGTGAGAGATCATTCAATTCGCATTTTAGAAATTGCAGACTCAGTCAAAGAAATGATTGCATCTGCTCTCGAAGTCCATCTTACTATTTCAACTCGCAAATCAAACAACATCATGAAAATTCTCACCATCATGACAGCTATCATGCTTCCAATGTCGCTTATCGCAGGATTATACGGTATGAACTTTAAGCATATGCCGCTTATTGAAGCAGATACTGGTTTTTATATTACGATAGGTGCAATGCTTACGACAGGAACACTGATGGCTCTTTACTTTAAACTTAAAAACTGGTTCTAG